The DNA region TATGTTTAGCCCATTGTAAAGGGTCCAGTTCAAGATCCATCCCTTCATGTTTTTGTCGATTAagatttttttcgtttgtttatttttccagcaaaacaaacataataattttttcttgttcttctctctgCAATTCGACGAGATATCAGCTTCATATGATTTCTTTTTCGAAAAGGCCAACCTGAAATATGCTAGAGAATCAACCCGTCGTTGTTGGATCATGAGAGATTGCAAGATGGATTCTAAATCAAGGTATGTTTAGGTTCAGTAATTAGGTCAAGTTAGTTTATTATTTGGGCATAATTAGTAGACAATCTTCTTACTAATGTAATGTTTGAAAGAATCAGTTTAAAGATGTTCAGTACGAATTGAGCTTTCAATCtgtaattttcgtttttattttcaattagaAATCTTTCAAATCGTTAAATTTGATGTGAACTGTATTAACTTGTATCAATCGATGTCTGATTCTATTAAATTGCTAGAAATTGAGTATATTGTAGTTTTCTTATTGTATAATCGCaatatatacattaaattaGCTCCATAAATGCAACTGAGAAGGTAAATATTAGAATCATATTCGTTTTTGGGGTTTTCTAGTTTCTTGTAATGATGACATGCGGTTTGGGTTTTGGTGTGTTGGTACTTCATAGCTGTACAAAAGGAGCTTTAAACATATGATCTATCTTCTATGATATGGAGACCTTGAAAAACATAAGATATCATATTGCAGCCAATAAGATCAAGAGTTCTTGTTCAAGGGGCTTCAATATTGTCTTGTCAATATTTTTAAGAAGGTAACTTCTTAtctagattttttgtttttggttttcttgcttgtgtttTTTAGCATTATAATTAGGTTCTTGTTCTTAAATTAAGTTAAACTTGAacagaagaaaatattaaattcccGAAAATCAACTTAAAGAGAAGCAAACATAAAACCTAGAAATCTCTTAAAATACAAACCTTGAATTATTTTTGAAAGCTTAAAAGTTTGAAAGTCAAACATAACAAAATGTTTTGTTACATATAGAAAATGTTGTAGAGTTTGATTACATATagaaaatgttttgaaaaaaaaaaaaactactgaaAGTCAAACATAACAAAAGCCTTATTCTACCACTTGATTCAGGTCATTTAGATTCAGTATCCTACATAATCTGAATCTTTGCTATCTCCATTGTCCTCCTCATAAGGGAGctcttcattttgttttccacTTTCTGCTTTCACAATCTTCAATCCCTTCTTCTCCTCAACTTTTTCCAATTTGATTGCCTTCACATTCATCAGCTTgtcgtctttttttttccaacgtGATTGACTTCCTAAAAATCTTCTTGTTGGTTGAGTATCATTCATTGCTTTCTCTAACTCTCTTTGATGATAGAGTAGCAAAATCAGAAGCAGATGCTTCACTGCTATTGGTAAGCATGGAATCCTGAATTTGAccattaaacaaattaaattcacTTTGCATTTTATccaaaaagtataaaatttctcatatatatgtctataaataataataataaaataactacCTGATCACCAGAAATGATTTGAGATGAGTTGCCTTGTCCTTCTGAATCATCAAGTTCATCTAACTTCACCACATATGTGCTTGGAGCTGCATTAATGGCAACACATACGATATATTAGTATCTCTATGATTAATCTTATAACACTACGGCTAGCAAATGGTACTTACATCAGCATCATAAACCCCATCAAGTAGGTCATTTACAAATTAATCTTATAACACTACGGCCACCATGATGTTTTGAAAGTCGGGCAATGTGAGGTACACATCATCAGAGATGGAGACACATGGGGTTACATGAGTGTTGTTCACAAAGCCCATCTTAAACGAATGGTTAGTAACCATGAACTAGCCTCTCACCTGAGTTGTCCAAAATTTTCAATGACCCTCCACTCACCTTTTGTTATCTGCCTCTCAAACTTGCTCACAAGTCCTTTCTCGATGGAAGCATGGATCTAGGCGCCATGGTTatgatagtaaaacaaaaacaaacatagtcgtgaaaaaaatgtgtgtttgaTGGTGATTAGTGGAAGCAGATGTTGGAGGACCTTAACTTGAACTCGTCACATTCTTTTGTAAGGTTTGACATCAAAAAGGTAAATCATTAGCCATAAGACCATTCTTTTTGAGAAACTCTTTTGCTTAAAATAATAGGATAGCTGATTGCGTGTTTATATAGAGAATGAAGTAACATTTAGGTTACCTTTAACTTAAAGGGATAAGTGTTTAAGCTTATCATCAAGAAAAGATCATTCGAGATAAAAGATCTTACAtggaatattttctaatttcatgCTCAATGTATGCTCCCATATTTGACAGCATATTCTTAAACTGTTTTACGATTTGGTAGATATGGTAGTTGTGTATTCAAGATATTCTCTGTTCAGGTTCATAGAATAGTGGAGAGCCGGATTGTAgtattttgatattaaaatcttattttgtgattttgatgaAATACTGCAGGATATTGTTAAGGTTGCATATCAGTTTTTAGCGAGATTGAAAATTTCATATCATCgtaactttgaaatgagaatcttAGTCGTTTGAGCTTTTAACTTATACAGATCTGGTTGAAGAACTCTATTTTGGTGGGATTTTTCAAACTCTATTATTATGGTAATTGTAATGTTACATAAGATTTCAGTTATGATGGTAATTGTAATGTTATAtacaatttcattttaatagGTCTTTTTTTGATTAGCTATTTTGTTGGGTAATTATTTTCTGGTTACaacaatataatattaagaTGAggttattatatttgtttaaaagtttaaataatataatagagatatgtcattttttttttaagtagtttctttttgttaaagataCATAATactttgtaagttgtaaccatattaaaattttaaactttttgtaAATATCAACTATTACTAGAAAATGCCAATCTCAAGCAATAAGTGTGGAAAAGACAAAAACtagaactctctctctcttcggtTGGGTCAAATATTATTAGTTTACTAATTTactcaacatcatcatcatcctctctgACAATTCATCTATATTGCGTTGATTATGTAAATAGTAACTACTTAGGCCGAATACAAGTAAAAAGCCCAGATTTATTGGCCCTCTATAGGCCCAATTACGTATGTCAATTTGGCGCGAATATTTCCCGCCTAGTCGACGAGGAAACCCAATAAACGAGTGGTATTGTGCCCTGATTCCGTCGCCGGAGAAAAAGTGTgcgtgtgagagagagagagtaagagaaaATGGCGGGAGAAGATTCTTCAGATAACCAGCCGTCGTCACCAGCTTCACCTTCTTCCGCTGGATTCAACACAGATCAGTTACCTATAAGTACGAGTCAAAACTCCGAGAATTTCTCCGACGAAGAAGCCGCCGTAGAAACCCAAGTCATCAGGGATGAGCCAGAGGAAGcggatgaggaagaagaagaagaaggagaggatcTCTACAACGATAATTACTTGGAAGACTATCGGAATATGGATGGGAATGATCAGTATGAGTCTAATGGATTAGATGATTCCGTCGAAGATGAGAGAGATTTAGATCAGGTTATGCTTGACCGTCGTGCGGCTGAGGCTGTACTTGACGCTCGTGAAACTCGAGCTGCGAACCGCAagcttcctcatcttcttcatgataatggtaaattaaaaaaatatccccAAATCTCTTGTTTAAGTACAGTAATCGGAACCCTAATTGAACCCTGGGTTTAGATATAGGTAATGTAAATTTGAGTTGGGTTGTTTTTGTATACAGATTCAGATGATTGGAATTACAGACCTACGAAGAGGTCTCGGACTACGGTTCCACCAAGAGGTAATGGTGATCCTGATGGAAACCCTCCAAGTTCGCCAGGAGGGTCACAGCCAGATATCTCAATGACTGATCAAACTGATGATTATCAGGATGAGGTATGATTGTGTATCTTTGTACTTACTTGGTGGTGCTAGGTTTGTGTTATGGTAGTGCTAATGGTTGGTAATTTCTTATATACAGGATgacaatgaagatgaagcaGAGTTTGAGATGTATCGGATTCAAGGAACTCTGAGGGAATGGGTTATGAGAGATGAAGTGAGACGTTTCATTGCCAAGAAGTTCAAAGACTTTTTGCTTACTTATGTGAAACCAAAGAATGACAATGGGGATATTGAATATGTTCGTTTGATTAACGAAATGGTTTCAGGTACTTTcgtttcctttttgctatagcTACATGAGTTCCTTCTTTACTGGTTAATTTACAAGCATTAGATCTCtgaactatctatctatggCTTATTTTCAGCTAATAAGTGTAGTCTGGAGATTGATTATAAAGAATTCATACATGTCCACCCGAATATTGCCATCTGGTTGGCCGATGCTCCCCAACCTGTTCTTGAAGTTATGGAGGAAGTTACAGAAAAGGTCATCTTTGATCTGCATCCAAACTACAAGAATATTCATACAAAGATCTATGTTCGTGTTACCAACCTACCAGTTAATGATCAGATTCGGAACATAAGGTATAACTATGTCTGAATTCATGGATAAAGAGGAGTTTTGTTATTCTTCACAAGACTCCAACTTAATCTTTTTGCTTGTGAATTCTCAGGCAGATTCATCTTAACACAATGATCCGCATTGGTGGAGTTGTCACAAGGCGTTCTGGGGTCTTTCCTCAACTGCAGCAGGTGAAATATGATTGTAACAAGTGCGGAGCAGTTTTGGGACCTTTCTTTCAAAACTCTTATTCAGAAGTCAAGGTCGGATCTTGTTCTGAATGCCAGTCAAAAGGACCGTTTACTGTTAATGTTGAACAGGTAGGATTCTATGTCCTCTCTAATATTTTCCATTAAAGTCAATGTAAGCTCTGAATTGGAATGTGAATTGACCACAAATTAATTTGCTCTCTTGTTTCAGACAATATACAGGAACTATCAAAAGCTTACAATCCAAGAGAGTCCAGGAACAGTGCCTGCTGGACGACTCCCAAGACATAAGGAAGTTATCCTGCTGAATGACCTTATCGATTGTGCACGTCCTGGAGAAGAAATTGTATGTTCTTCATGCATTACTCTTCTTGAATACTTTGCACACCTGTGTATGGTAGGTGATTGATTTTATCTTGCATGAGATGATTTACAGGAGATTACTGGCATATATACCAACAATTTTGACCTATCTTTGAACACAAAGAATGGATTTCCTGTCTTTGCCACTGTGGTGGAAGCTAACTATGTTACAAAGAAGCAAGACCTCTTTTCTGCATACAAGCTAACCCAAGAAGACAAGACACAAATCGAAGAGCTGTCCAAGGACCCACGTATAGTTGAACGTGTAAGTTGGATTTAAATCCTAATAAAACCTTTGAATTGCTTCAAAGACATCCCTGTTAACATCAATTCAATTTCTCTTTCAGATCATTAAGTCAATCGCTCCGTCAATATATGGCCACGAAGATATCAAAACAGCTCTTGCTCTTGCTATGTTTGGAGGCcaagagaaaaatattaaaggGAAACACAGATTGCGTGGAGATATTAATGTACTTCTACTAGGTGATCCAGGAACAGCAAAATCACAATTTCTGAAGTAAGAAAACTATCTTGGCCAGCTGACTTCATTAATTCATGTGGTGAATATTTTCATTAACTGCTTAAATGTTACGTCTAGGTATGCCGAGAAAACTGGACAACGAGCTGTCTACACGACTGGAAAGGGAGCTTCTGCTGTTGGTCTAACTGCAGCGGTACACAAGGATCCAGTTACAAGGGAGTGGACGCTTGAAGGAGGGGCACTTGTACTTGCTGACCGCGGAATTTGTCTTATCGATGAGTTTGACAAGATGAACGACCAAGACAGGTAACAAAATGCAACTAATGATAATTACTTTTCTGAACAAAATGGTGCTGACCATTTAAGTTTTGTTACCAGGGTGAGTATCCATGAAGCCATGGAACAACAGAGTATTAGTATATCAAAGGCAGGAATAGTTACTTCCCTTCAAG from Camelina sativa cultivar DH55 chromosome 3, Cs, whole genome shotgun sequence includes:
- the LOC104777590 gene encoding DNA replication licensing factor MCM2; this encodes MAGEDSSDNQPSSPASPSSAGFNTDQLPISTSQNSENFSDEEAAVETQVIRDEPEEADEEEEEEGEDLYNDNYLEDYRNMDGNDQYESNGLDDSVEDERDLDQVMLDRRAAEAVLDARETRAANRKLPHLLHDNDSDDWNYRPTKRSRTTVPPRGNGDPDGNPPSSPGGSQPDISMTDQTDDYQDEDDNEDEAEFEMYRIQGTLREWVMRDEVRRFIAKKFKDFLLTYVKPKNDNGDIEYVRLINEMVSANKCSLEIDYKEFIHVHPNIAIWLADAPQPVLEVMEEVTEKVIFDLHPNYKNIHTKIYVRVTNLPVNDQIRNIRQIHLNTMIRIGGVVTRRSGVFPQLQQVKYDCNKCGAVLGPFFQNSYSEVKVGSCSECQSKGPFTVNVEQTIYRNYQKLTIQESPGTVPAGRLPRHKEVILLNDLIDCARPGEEIEITGIYTNNFDLSLNTKNGFPVFATVVEANYVTKKQDLFSAYKLTQEDKTQIEELSKDPRIVERIIKSIAPSIYGHEDIKTALALAMFGGQEKNIKGKHRLRGDINVLLLGDPGTAKSQFLKYAEKTGQRAVYTTGKGASAVGLTAAVHKDPVTREWTLEGGALVLADRGICLIDEFDKMNDQDRVSIHEAMEQQSISISKAGIVTSLQARCSVIAAANPVGGRYDSSKSFAQNVELTDPILSRFDILCVVKDVVDPVTDEMLAEFVVSSHFKSQPKGGKIEDSEPQDGIQGSSGSTDPEVLPQNLLKKYLTYSKLYVFPKLGELDAKKLETVYANLRRESMNGQGVSIATRHLESMIRMSEAHARMHLRQYVTEEDVNMAIRVLLDSFISTQKFGVQRTLRESFKRYITYKKDFNSLLLVLLKELIKNALKFEEIISGSNSGLPSIEVKIEELQTKAKGYDIADLRPFFSSTDFSKAHFELDNGRGMIRCPRRLVTW